From one Rhodoferax sp. PAMC 29310 genomic stretch:
- a CDS encoding nucleoside-diphosphate sugar epimerase/dehydratase, whose protein sequence is MINQIAAPLLALPRPLKRLLALSVDAFLCTVTVWLALCLRLDSWVLPVGNQWFAVWLSPILALPIFVVSGLYRAIFRYAGMAALMALSKAIFIYGGIYATILIAFALPGIPRSLGILQPLILVLAVGASRVIARYFLSGSYLSILKRSALPKVLIYGAGSAGHQLAAAMSNSMEMRAVGFLDDDPRLHGQEIGGLRIYDPARLTDLVIKLEVSDVLLAIPSARRQRRNQILEMARRSHIAVRTLPGLMELAQGHVHTSDLRELDIEDLLGRETVPPDASLLRKNIETKVVLVTGAGGSIGSELCRQIINAGPAKLLLVEMSEFALYAVHQELAQISIETTGPKTELIPLLATVRDEDRMREIIRIWRPHTIYHAAAFKHVPMVEHNPAEGIKNNVLGTLTTAVIALDEGVSDFVLISTDKAVRPTNIMGASKRLAEMVLQAMAATAVEKQQNTRFSMVRFGNVLGSSGSVVPLFRQQIKDGGPITLTHADITRYFMTIPEAAQLVIQAGAMAKGGDVFVLDMGEPVRIIDLARRMVELSGLNVLDSANPDGDIAIEVTSLRPGEKLYEELLIGNNPQSTSHPRIMKAQEDFLPWPELMVQMNMLKDALNANDVPTIRTLLKVLIDGYQPENPVVDWIHLAQKTNEKPWAIELT, encoded by the coding sequence ATGATCAACCAAATTGCAGCCCCGCTGCTAGCCTTGCCTCGCCCGCTCAAGCGTCTCTTGGCTTTGAGTGTGGACGCTTTTCTCTGCACCGTGACCGTTTGGCTCGCGTTGTGTTTGCGGCTGGATAGCTGGGTTCTGCCAGTGGGCAACCAGTGGTTCGCTGTTTGGCTTTCACCGATTTTGGCACTGCCCATTTTTGTAGTTTCAGGTCTGTACCGGGCGATATTCAGATACGCGGGCATGGCTGCGTTGATGGCCCTGTCCAAGGCGATCTTTATTTATGGCGGGATTTACGCCACGATACTGATTGCATTCGCACTGCCGGGTATTCCGCGAAGCCTTGGTATTCTGCAACCTCTCATATTGGTTTTGGCAGTTGGCGCGTCGCGTGTGATTGCCCGGTACTTTCTTAGCGGCTCTTACCTCAGCATTTTGAAGCGAAGCGCTCTGCCCAAAGTACTGATTTATGGTGCCGGTTCAGCCGGTCACCAACTCGCGGCGGCGATGTCAAACAGTATGGAGATGCGGGCTGTTGGCTTCCTGGACGACGACCCCCGCCTGCATGGGCAAGAGATTGGCGGACTTCGCATCTATGACCCGGCACGGCTCACCGACTTGGTGATCAAGTTGGAAGTGAGTGACGTGTTGCTGGCCATTCCTTCAGCACGCCGGCAACGGCGCAATCAGATATTGGAAATGGCGCGACGGTCTCACATCGCAGTGCGCACCCTCCCCGGTCTAATGGAGCTGGCGCAAGGGCATGTGCATACCAGTGACCTGCGTGAGCTAGACATTGAAGACCTTTTAGGTCGGGAAACCGTTCCACCGGACGCCTCCCTGCTCAGAAAAAACATTGAGACAAAAGTCGTCCTGGTCACCGGCGCTGGCGGCTCCATTGGCAGCGAGCTTTGTCGGCAAATCATCAACGCGGGTCCTGCGAAACTCCTGCTTGTTGAAATGAGTGAATTTGCACTCTACGCGGTGCATCAAGAACTGGCGCAGATTTCAATTGAAACTACTGGGCCGAAAACCGAGCTAATTCCACTTTTGGCGACGGTGCGTGACGAAGACCGCATGCGCGAAATCATCAGAATTTGGCGACCACACACCATTTACCATGCGGCTGCCTTCAAGCATGTTCCCATGGTCGAGCACAACCCGGCTGAAGGCATCAAAAACAACGTCTTGGGCACTTTAACAACGGCCGTGATCGCACTGGATGAAGGGGTCAGTGATTTCGTTTTGATTAGCACCGACAAAGCCGTTCGCCCTACCAACATCATGGGTGCGAGCAAACGACTGGCAGAAATGGTGTTGCAGGCGATGGCGGCGACTGCCGTTGAAAAACAACAGAACACGCGATTCTCCATGGTCCGCTTTGGGAATGTTTTAGGCTCCTCTGGATCTGTGGTGCCGCTGTTTCGCCAGCAAATCAAAGACGGCGGGCCAATCACCTTAACCCACGCAGATATCACCCGCTACTTTATGACCATACCTGAGGCGGCCCAATTGGTCATTCAAGCGGGTGCGATGGCCAAGGGTGGCGATGTGTTTGTGCTGGACATGGGAGAACCCGTGCGCATCATTGATCTGGCTCGGCGCATGGTCGAGCTTTCAGGCCTCAACGTGCTCGACAGCGCGAACCCTGACGGCGATATTGCGATTGAAGTCACCTCGCTTAGACCTGGCGAGAAACTCTATGAAGAGCTGTTAATTGGCAATAATCCCCAGTCGACCTCTCACCCTCGAATTATGAAAGCGCAAGAAGACTTCTTGCCTTGGCCCGAATTGATGGTGCAGATGAACATGCTGAAGGACGCTCTAAACGCGAATGACGTTCCAACTATTCGTACTTTGCTAAAGGTACTGATAGATGGATACCAGCCTGAGAATCCTGTCGTTGATTGGATTCATTTAGCACAAAAAACTAATGAAAAACCTTGGGCAATTGAATTGACTTGA
- a CDS encoding sugar transferase translates to MKRAFDLLLAAVACICLLLPVMLVAILVRLSSKGPALYWSDRVGRNNQIFKMPKFRSMRVGTPAVATHLLADPKVYLTPIGSFLRKSSLDELPQLWSILVGDMSFVGPRPALFNQHDLVELRTQEGVHELMPGLTGWAQVNGRDEIPIPDKVKLDAAYLRTRSIWLDIRILWMTLIKVLNRDNVSH, encoded by the coding sequence ATGAAAAGAGCGTTTGATCTTTTGTTGGCTGCCGTGGCATGCATTTGTTTACTGCTCCCGGTCATGCTGGTTGCAATATTGGTGCGCTTGTCCTCCAAAGGCCCTGCCCTGTATTGGTCTGATCGTGTCGGCCGCAACAATCAGATTTTCAAAATGCCAAAGTTCCGCAGCATGCGGGTCGGCACCCCGGCCGTGGCAACCCACTTGCTGGCAGACCCAAAGGTCTACTTGACACCTATTGGGTCTTTTCTGCGCAAAAGCAGTCTGGACGAGCTGCCGCAGTTGTGGAGCATTCTGGTTGGCGACATGAGTTTTGTTGGGCCGCGCCCTGCCCTTTTTAATCAACATGATCTCGTTGAGCTGCGCACGCAGGAAGGCGTTCATGAATTGATGCCCGGGCTTACCGGCTGGGCGCAAGTCAATGGACGAGATGAAATTCCAATTCCTGACAAGGTCAAACTGGATGCGGCCTATTTGCGTACTCGGTCAATCTGGCTTGACATTCGCATACTCTGGATGACGCTCATCAAAGTCCTCAATCGTGACAACGTATCCCACTAA
- a CDS encoding nucleotidyltransferase domain-containing protein, whose amino-acid sequence MRLSIEQVAAIRREVSLTAGDSARVWLFGSRVLDDARGGDIDLLLELDESVAEPAQLSARLAARVSRCLYGRKVDVLVQAPNLLRLPIHAIARAEGVRL is encoded by the coding sequence ATGCGTCTATCTATCGAACAAGTTGCAGCCATACGCAGGGAGGTATCTCTGACTGCGGGTGACTCAGCGCGGGTCTGGCTGTTTGGCTCACGGGTACTGGATGACGCGCGTGGTGGCGATATCGACCTGCTGCTGGAGCTTGATGAGTCTGTAGCTGAGCCCGCCCAACTCTCCGCACGGCTTGCAGCCCGGGTGTCAAGATGCCTATACGGTCGAAAAGTCGATGTATTGGTTCAGGCGCCCAACTTGCTACGTTTACCCATCCACGCCATAGCGCGTGCAGAAGGAGTTCGGCTTTGA